GAGCTGTCCTTTGCAAACACACCACAAACATGTATATACTGCAGGGCAAACCCCCCCAGAGGCAGCCGCGCACGCTCGCTTTCCTCTGTCACCTAACACCACATCGATGAGACGATCAAACAAGCTGGGTGATAAATACACACACGGTGAagtcatgaaaacacacacgacGACGAACATCCTATGAGCACAGGCCTCGAGTCACGAGACAGTTGGACCCACATcctggtgcgtgcgtgtgtgtgtgtgtgtgtgtgcggctctATTTATGTTCACCAGGGCCTAGAGAGATCTGGAGATGAGCCGTGCGCCATTTTGTGTTGGACTGTCAGTCAAAGTCCGGCTCAGGTTGTTTGTAAAAAACAGTGGCGGAGCAACATGAGGGTCAACTACGAATGAATGATGGAGcgtagagcagcaggaggctcctctcctccgtcacctTCTCAGATGAATCTGGTCTCAGTTTCCTCATTCCTGCGTTTGTTGCTCCTGTCTGGTGTTTCAGAAATGCATCAACGACAGGAGTGACAGGCAGGTtggaccagtgtgtgtgtgtgtgtgtgtctacagtacCTAGCATGTGGGGACCAAAATGTGGGGGACATTTTTGGCAGTCCCCACTTATTGAAtgcctgtttgagggtcaagaaGGGATTTGACGTGTCAGCATTGTCTTTCCTCTATTTCAGCCCCCATTTTGCTTCAGCGCCGTTTGTTGGTGATCACTGAAGACGAGTCAatacctgaacctgaacccttCATTCTTCCCTCCACGCGGGGCCTCAACGAACACGGAGCGGCCTATTTCTGGCTTAAGCTTTTAATGTGCGTTGCGTTCAGGGCTCATAGGAAGTTCGAGAGCAGGATGTTCGTGGAAACCGTGGGTCACCAGTGACCTTAAGAACCAaacatgctgtttgttttgacaCCAAAGTGGAAACGGAAGCTTTTCGGTTTGAATGAAAGCGGCAGCGTGGGCGACTGGAAGGCGGCGCCAGATCGTTATACATGCGTTTCTTACTTTGGCCTCCTCGTTGGTGTCCCAGGTGAAGGAGATGGCGTTGTAGGAAATCTCCTCAATGTTGCCAATAGTGTTGAAGCTCTCCTTGTAGTCAGCTGTAACAACACACAAGAGGTTGCTCTGGAGCTCAGGCTGAAGGACTCGGTCTTGAACGCATCCACGCTCGGCTGCAGCCGTTCTTACCGATGTCGAGGCATCGCTGTTTGGCCGTGTGCTGCCTCGAGTGCCAGTACTTCCAGTGTTTCAGCTGATCGTCTCGGCACTTCTCCTCGCCGAACACCACCATCACAACGCTCTGGAAGCGAGACCCCCGGCGTGAGATTCCTCCCAATAAGCCCAGCTGGTTCACAGGGGGGTTAATGGGGTCCTTCTTACCCTGACTTTGGTGATGGGCTGCTGGATGCCTTTGTTGTCAATCTCCCTGAGGGTGATCGGGTAAAACTGGCCCTTGTTGAGGTACGTCATGGTCCCGTCGCCCGTTTTCTGACGTAGAGACTTGGACGCTTCCAGAGTGTACTCGAAATTATTCCTAAAAATCAAGCAGCAGGTAAAACGAATGGTCCAGAGGCCGTTGTGTGGTTCTTTGGTGAGCGGGCGACTCACCCCTGCATGGTGTCGAACGGAGGGTAGTCCTCGGGCGTCATGGACGACATACGTAACTGGAGATCCCCTGGGAAGGAAAACACCTGCAGAACAAAGACAGTGTCAAAAGGAAGATCCTGGACGAGGAGGACGGCAAACAGCTCCTCTGATTTTAAAAGGTTTATGGcattcactgcttttaattgtCCAGAGAAAGGGCCTCTTGGGTTTTTCCCCTGTCTTTCTTCCACCACTTGTTAAAGTTGTTCACATTTTATTCCCTCTTTCTTCCACCTCATCCCGTTTATTCCACCCTCCGTATCCAGCaaccctcctcacctcctccggTGCCGGGGTTTTGTTGGGTTACTCTTTTCTAAGGTAATCCCCCTCCAGGTtaaaaagaggaaagagaaagGGCTTTGGCTATTGTAGGAGAAAAGTACAGCATTTTATTGTGTTGGGGAGACAATGGCATAATAACACACTGGCCGCTATTTTAGCATGTTCAAATAAAACCAGGGAAGGCTGAGCCCACCGCTGGCTCCATGGGATCAGGTGAATATCCCATTGTCTGATGGGAGAGAtgtgagaggagagggggaggagggggtggtcACAGGGAAGCATTAGCTCATTTAAAGAAAAGGGGGCATGGAAACGCTCACCTCCTGGGAACCGTCCTTGAAACTCTCGGAGAACGTGGAGTCTGGGGGCGTGTTGTGGGCGAGCTGGCGCTCGAAGGCGGCCACGTGGCTGTCGGTCTCGGCACAGTTGTTGGGCACGGTCACGGAGAAGCCGTGGGTGGGCACCTCTGACTTGACGTAGTTTGGCACTGTGGCAATAGAAACGGTGACGGTCGTGTCTGAACAGTTGGGAAAAACAACCCCGTGGTCAAGTTTGGGtctgttttttctctttaaatctgtgactgtgactgagaACCCACCTGGTGACGGGAACTGGGCCCTCTTGTCTGGGGCCAGCTGAAGGATATTGAAGGGCCCCTTCAGGACCTGGATCCGGTTCTCCATTACGCTGTCTTGCAGGGGTGCGATGGAGTGTCCCGGCTGCATCTGGTGTCTGGAAGGAAGAAGCAAAAGCTCGCTATCTAGATATTAGCAGCACAACATATTAAAAAGACTCAAAGCTATTTATTCGGAGGACGTTAAAGAGCTTGGATGTCTGAGTCGCCCTCTGCCTTTACAtgtgggaggtgggggggtaTTAGCGGAGGGCCAGCGCTCACCTTTTGTTGTGATCCACATCAGAGACCAGTGATTCCTGCTTGCTCGGGGGTATTGTTCTCTTTTCCCTGGGCACCTGTATGGGAGGGTAAACACAGCCGCTCAGCATCTGACCACATCACATCCAAGCACTCGGGTCATCCCGCTGTCAATACATGCACTTGGATCGGTTACGCGACAGCGGCGCTGCCTCGCAGATGCTGCTCAGCGCTCGGATCGGAGCGGTTTGACCCGGTGGGTTTTTCCTCCGGTACCTTGTAGTAGTCGTACAGCAGGCCCAGAGCCGCGGCGCTGTCCTCGTCGCCGTTGATGCTCATCATGGCCTTGGTGGCGGCCGTCAGCGGGTTCTCCAGGAACGACTTCCAGGCTTCGTCTTCGGTGGTGAAGGGCCGGCGCTGGCCGCCGTAGCCCGGGTCATTCTGGAGAACCAGGACGGCCCGCTTACTGTGGGGCAAACGGGGCGGAGCGTTAGCGTGCGAACGGCGGCGGCGAGCGATGCTTCAACAAAACTGGATCCAAACAAGCAGGTTCAGCCTCAACTGAGAAGTTCAACAGATTGTACAATCACACCCtggtttaaaacaaacaggataTAAGACAGAGATCAACCATAGATGCTCTTTATCCAAGACCTGTTGTTCAAGCTTTTCCACGATTGTGCAACAAATCTCAGCCACTCAACCAAAGACAGGTCTTGAGACAAAGATGCTCTACAGGCTCGTCCGGTGGGACGAGTCCAGCGCTGCAAGGCCTCATTGGTTGGCGAGCTGACGCAGGGTGACGTATGTGACCCTGCTACATTCCCGCGTTTTACCATCACAGCGCAACACCTTCTGTTTCCTGCTTATGAAAACTAATCACGAGTTGTTTTGGACAACCTGCATCTTGTTTCCTCGTCTTCCATCTTGTGAAGCTTCTGGAGCTGTTGTGTCAACAGGACTGAGACGCCGATAGACAAACACCAGCTTATTCTGTCTCAACTGCTCATTGTGACCTCAATATGTCAATTTCAGAGCAGTAAATTAAAAAGGGAAACAtctaataataatgaaataccTTTAAATTTGAATTCAGGAGGTGATGAAATACTGAAAGTTTAAACCTTGACAACcttgtttacagtaaatgttaatgtttgttGAGCATCTGTTTACACAGAAGTGTGCAGGCTCTGGTCAATAAAGCGTTCCACATCTCTGTACAAGTCACACGCAATGAGAAAACGTCTTCCACCGCCCGTCCACGGTTTTCTGTCACAGCCGAGCATTTGTGATCGAGTGTAAACAGAGAGGTGCAGTTTCCATGTTGAGTATCTACAACAAAAAGAGCTTTTCCCTCTCAATGGCCAAAGTGATAATTAGAAATCCTATATCTAATTGTTCCATTCAAAAACAGCAACCTGATAAGAATCATTATGTCCAGGCAATAAATCTGaagtacaaaaacaaagagggagTTTGCTTTTTAGACAGAACTAAAAAGTCCGTGGTCCAAGGAATgaaacacagatacacacgttttcatttttaatgtagaAACCCACACGTGCCTCGTTCTCCATAAAACGCACGTCTCGTCTCTGCGCTTCACGAATTTTGACAACCCATTTGACTCACGAGGAAAAATCCACCAAAACTTCATACAACCCCGTGCTTGCTTACATTGTGTCAGCAGACGGGACAACGCCTAGCAGGTGTACGATTTCACTCCCCCTCGGTCTCCCTGTTATTGCCCTCAAAAAACACGCAGAATGCTCGGGAATCATCTGTCCAGCAGCAAAATATCATTTTCTACAGACTTCTTCATTTGGGCTGCGGAGCAGATCACCTGTGGATTTAGATCCCTCCGTCCCCTTCAGCTGACAGCTCCCTCCAGGTGCCGAGATCCAGGTCTTATTCCTGAACAAATATTATTAACAGCCTCCGCAGCACTGTTGGAGCTTATGGCAAAATCAAACACTGAACCGCCCCGTCGGCTCCACGGGTTCCTTCTTATTCTAACAGGCTGCTCGGCTCGCACGACAGGTGGAGATCCACCTGTACGGACTTGTGACAGGTGAACTCAGCGCAGTTACACCACGGGAGAAGGAGCGACGCCGTCACTTTCCCCGCTCGGTGGTTCCACTCGGCGTGAACCCGGACGGGAACGAACGGGCCGACGAGGCCGTTAATTAGAGGTCAGCGAGCGCGCGCACCGTGGGCGAACGGCGGATGTGGACGTGGGAGACAGCGGGGGGTCGGAGGTGGATCAGCGATGGCTGCGTCTGTGCCATCGGcccaaaaacaagaacaaatcccggcgTAAATTTGAGGCTCCCATTAAAGGCTAATTGCGCCACGCTGTCCCGTTGCGCCTGCTAAAAGTCGAGAGTCAGGACAACTTACTTGTCATGCTCCTGTGACATCTCGGTCGGTCGAACTGGACTTTCTAGTTGGTACTGAAAATCCGATCCGTCTTCTTTACCGTGGTGAACGGCGCCGCTAACGCTGGATGAGGGCTGCGGCAACAAACGTGTCCCCTACTGAGAGAACGGGTTTTGTCggcttttctgctttttttttgggGCAATGCTGACAAACCGAGGCCGGTTTTACCTGTGACAGGGCAGCGGATTGGATTACAGGTGCACGGGAGGCGGGGCCTAACCGTCAATTACCCTCTCCGAGGCCGTGATTGGCTGGACCGCTGGTCTACCTGTGCCTGTCCGGGGGACCAGCAGAAAAAACAGGGTTTAACAGCTgtgattttattatttggtGTTTTTGAAATAATCAAATATGGTAAATAAAAAGTTTGAATGATGCTATGCTGCTGTACACAACAGGGATCAATGTCCTGCAAGTGCAATTATTATGGTCAGAGGCAGCTCTGATCCTAAAATCACTCACTCTATTTTGACAGAGAACAAAGCGTTGACGCGATAAGTCATACGCACATTGCAGCACTTGCTGTAATGGTTCCTTTTGTTTGTGGATCCCATGATCACATCCGACGTGTCCAAGACTTGAGCAGCGTGTTTCCAGTGGTCTGTTGACTGGTGCATTATCAGTAGGGTTAAATGTGCTAAACACAACAAGATGTGTGGAGATAATAATATCTTATATTTCACCTATGCAGACACGTTCCCCTCCTTATCTTCATGAATGAATCCTTTCatgcctttgtttgtttattggaaATAACCTGTAGTTTACTTCATTTCACAGTTTATGCATTTGCCACATGCAGAATGCGTTTTAATTggaacattttatttaacaaattGTAACGTATGCATGTGGCCGAGAGCCAGTTTTACCCCTTAATTATAGGCGTCGCATTTCACGAGGAGCATTAATGACACTGACACAGAAAGTCGCCCCCACTTTGTCCCGGGGGTCCTCGCACCGAAAGCCCGCACGGCTGCAGGTGAGAAACAGGCAAATTAGCCACAGAAACCTCTAGCCATGCAAATGTAAAGGCCATTAGCATGCAAGCAAATAGGGGGAAACTCTGTACAGTTAACAACATGTAGCATCCTGCAGGAAGGGCAGCGCAGGAGCACATTCATTCCTATGGAGGTGTGATACTGTCGCTAATCCTGCACAGTTTATAGAaggattaaaacaaacaagcagaaaagTGGACAATACCATCTAGCGATATAGATTAGAAACATGCTGAATGAAAACCCCCACAGGGGCTTGAAAGATGCTATCAGCAACACTCAAAGCGTCTCCTCAACAGAGGAGAAACTagttgctccctccctccctcccccaccccctccctcctgctcctggaTCCTggtttactgtttatttatccCAGTGGGAAGGACACCTGCCTCTCctggagtgtttgtgtttgaactgaaGACATGGATAACTGAATAAAGGCagatatgagtgtgtgtgtgtgtgtgtgtgtgtgtgtgtgcgtgcgtgcgtgcgtgcgtgtgtgtgtgtgtgtgtgtgtagattatTGTAAAGATGAGGAAGTCTTCCTTTATGCCTTTAGCGCATAGAGAACCTCTGTTGGTTCATATATAACACTTACTAACTAACTACTAAGTTCATCTTCACTCCCATTCACAACTAAACTAGATGAAGTGAATATTTTATTACCTGTCGTGGCTGAACATCACAGGAATGCTCAAAAAAAGCTGCGATGAAGCCTCTGCTCAGTTGATTAAAAGGCCTCGTGCACCTCAGGTCTTTGTCCCTCCTTCTTACACTGTCGTTCCTACACAAACCTTTTTCTTTGCCTTTGTCACAAACTTTGCATTGTCTGATTGAGAATGTTTAAAGCACGCAAGAGCAGCGGCGCTAACTGCTCTCCGGCTAGAGAGCGACCACACCCAGGCTCCGACTCAGCGCTCAGAGCTCACGATCTCACGACTGCAGGACCTGGAAGTAGAAAAGCACAAAAGAACTGGAGCCGAACAGGCACAAGCCAAACGTGTGTCGGGCCGACGCGTAGGCGCGTAGTGGGTTTAACAGCCCAACGGCTCCTGCCCTCTGGGATGTGTTGAGTAATTACTCTCACTCCAAGCCTCCCATTCCCCTTTTCCCACCTCCCTTCATCTCCCCTGTCACTCATCCTAGAAAACAGTTGGATCCGAACGCCGTCCCTCACGCCGGGCTTTCAACCGGGATGGAAATAAGATGCAAATCTATCCCCAACTTTTCAAGCGTGTGAGCACTTGTCTGAGCCGAGCGCGTAACAGCGCCGAGGGTCCGACGGCCCAGGCGCCGCCGAGGGTTCGGGATCAGGCTGCAAACAGTCGGGTGAAGCTGAGCGAACAATGAGACAGTGTTGTGGAGTGTGTGGAGTCGTTAGCGCACGATTAAacagggagcagctgatgaCGGAGGGCTTTGAACGGGGTGCGAGCACCCGTGACCCCCGGTACGAAACGCACGGGGACTTTCTCCTCTGGGAGATGGAGAGTGGGCGGACGGCGCAGAGAGCTGCAGCCGAGGGATCTGGGTTTGAGTCACAACGTCTGGCTGTGTTTTGCTGAGGCCGGCCTTAGATGGTATCGCACTGTTTCCCACTGATGACAGTAAAAACAGACGGTGACACTGAGGGCACGGCGGACCCGCATGCTGCCGCACAACTCCTACAACACCTCCAAGCGCCTCAGCGCACGCAGGAGGACACAGGTCGCCGGCTCCTTCGGGTGCTGTAGGATTGTAGGATTTCtgaacgtgtgtttgtgtccgtgtTTTGCTTCACAACACTGATGTTTTAGCCCCGAGCGGTGGATATTACTGACCATTCAGTCTAATTAAAGAGGCCGTTGTTATTCACAACATCGCGGCGCACAGGACACAGTTAGGACTCTTATTATGAAGGTCTGTCATCACATGAGGAAGACTCATCACAAACCATTTCTTTTCCTCAAAtctataatttattttttaattaacctTTATTTAGAGTTGAGTTagagttgatttttttttcatttgttacagcaaaTAGATATAATATCATAAACATAGGAACCATTGACATATAGGAGGAGTTCAGGAAAATAGATTATTAGCATCTGTGGGGAAAACATGCTGAGATTTGATTTCATGCTGCTGTGAgctgtgtgtaaataaatacatgattATAGATTTTAGATAAGATTTAGGAGAAACTGAAAAAGACTTCCCTCTTATTTAATCCAGATGTTTTGAATGAAAGCAGATTACACAGATCATCATCTGCTTTAGATTACACAGTAACATCAGCTGTGGGTGATTGAGTGCAGGTCTACCTTACTGGAAGAGTCTTTTGTTGCAGCCATCAGGCCTCCGTGCTTCACTGTGTGATAAGGATCTCTGCTGTGCGTGACTGCAGGTTCATTTACCCCAACGAGGCCAGAAGATGAACCGTTAGCGTTGGATTCAGACACCTGAGAAACGATAACAGTGAACTCTACAGGCCCAGACGCTCCCGTGGGTAAACGGAGGAAGATGTTTGCCCTCAACCCCCACACACATCTCACTCAAGGCATTTTCGATTTCACTTCTAGCACAGCTGTCCTGCTCCTGCACAGGTCAGGCTCGATTTAGGTTTAATGGGACGTCTCGTTAGCTGCTAATTCACAGACAGTCACACGAGTGAGAGGATCCAAAGCAGGTGACCgcagtggatggaggaggaatgTGAGCGAACAGAACCCACGGCATTCCTGCGTGGTCACACGCCGCTCAGCTCGCTGTTTATTTTTAGGACTTGCGTCCATTGTAAATTTGTGACCTTTGTTCAAAATTCAATAGTAATGAGAAGCACAAACAACTAAAAACTCACTTGTTTCtattgctttgttgttgttggccCGCAGATGTTGAACTGAACTCATTTGAATATTAGAATTAAGAGACGGTAAACTGTAATTATGTAAatgagcttctgctgcagttggATCCATGAAAAAGGCTTTGCCCCCTCTTATTTTTTTTGCACGTTTGTCGGATCatcaaaaaaattaattaattattagtCAAAGATAACGCAATAAAcacatcatgtgtttttttaaatgaaagttttcatttttaagagtaaaaataaatcaaaacctACATTGCCCTTTGTGAAGCAATGTTTGCCTGGTTGGGTCACCCTGAGCAGCAACGACTGCAATCAAGTGTTTTTAATGACTTGCAATGAGTCAAAGGTTTTTGACTCATCAGTCCACAGAGTATGTTCCCAACAACCTTTTTGCTCAGCAGTGGTCTTCGTCTTGGAGCTCTGCCATGCAAACCATTTTGCCCAGTCTCTTTCTATGGTGAGTAGTGGACACTTTCCTTTACTGAGGCAAGTGAGGCCTGCAGGTCTTTGGAAGTTGTTGTGGGgtcttttatattttaacagtgggGCAAACACTTTTTCACACAGGGCAAAGcggtttttgatttttttttacccttaataataaaaactttcATTTCAAAGCTGCATGGTGTGTTTACTTGTGTTATCTTTGACTAATAATTAAGTTTGTTTGATGATCAGACACACTAAAGTGTGACAAACATGCAAAAAAATGAGAAATCAGTGAGGGGGCAAAGACTTTTTTTACACCACTGTAAGTTGATGAGATTTTATCAGCGAAGTCGCAGCCATATCAGAAACGGTGACGGTTCAGTGTTTCTGGATTAGCTTGAATGTCGGCGTGTTCATAAAACCTTTATgccccacacacaaacctctgcAGCCGACAGAGAACTGCAGCATCTTCGTACGAGTTATTAACAATGTCTACATTGTGGCTTGGAGCCTTGGAGGCCCGTGGGCTGAACCGGTGAGGCGACTTTAAGCGGTTGTTGTTGACGAAAGTG
Above is a window of Betta splendens chromosome 22, fBetSpl5.4, whole genome shotgun sequence DNA encoding:
- the grhl1 gene encoding grainyhead-like protein 1 homolog isoform X1; the encoded protein is MIPEHSACFLRAITGRPRGSEIVHLLGVVPSADTIKRAVLVLQNDPGYGGQRRPFTTEDEAWKSFLENPLTAATKAMMSINGDEDSAAALGLLYDYYKVPREKRTIPPSKQESLVSDVDHNKRHQMQPGHSIAPLQDSVMENRIQVLKGPFNILQLAPDKRAQFPSPDTTVTVSIATVPNYVKSEVPTHGFSVTVPNNCAETDSHVAAFERQLAHNTPPDSTFSESFKDGSQEVFSFPGDLQLRMSSMTPEDYPPFDTMQGNNFEYTLEASKSLRQKTGDGTMTYLNKGQFYPITLREIDNKGIQQPITKVRSVVMVVFGEEKCRDDQLKHWKYWHSRQHTAKQRCLDIADYKESFNTIGNIEEISYNAISFTWDTNEEAKIFISVNCLSTDFSSQKGVKGLPLNLQIDTYSYNNRSNKPIHRAYCQIKVFCDKGAERKIRDEERKQSRRKGKVADINAGMGFVDVKGPILQKRNDVTIFKMMTDLETQPVLFIPDLHLSTFQRHSFSAEDGEDSSSGMKRLPFSDDEFGSPPNKMARAEEPKKVLLYVRKETEEVFDALMLNNPTLKGLVEAISEKYELPLDKVGKVYKKCKKGILVHMDDNIIKHYSNEDTFQITMEEQGGMYKLTLTEI
- the grhl1 gene encoding grainyhead-like protein 1 homolog isoform X3: MIPEHSACFLRAITGRPRGSEIVHLLGVVPSADTIKRAVLVLQNDPGYGGQRRPFTTEDEAWKSFLENPLTAATKAMMSINGDEDSAAALGLLYDYYKVPREKRTIPPSKQESLVSDVDHNKRHQMQPGHSIAPLQDSVMENRIQVLKGPFNILQLAPDKRAQFPSPVPNYVKSEVPTHGFSVTVPNNCAETDSHVAAFERQLAHNTPPDSTFSESFKDGSQEVFSFPGDLQLRMSSMTPEDYPPFDTMQGNNFEYTLEASKSLRQKTGDGTMTYLNKGQFYPITLREIDNKGIQQPITKVRSVVMVVFGEEKCRDDQLKHWKYWHSRQHTAKQRCLDIADYKESFNTIGNIEEISYNAISFTWDTNEEAKIFISVNCLSTDFSSQKGVKGLPLNLQIDTYSYNNRSNKPIHRAYCQIKVFCDKGAERKIRDEERKQSRRKGKVADINAGMGFVDVKGPILQKRNDVTIFKMMTDLETQPVLFIPDLHLSTFQRHSFSAEDGEDSSSGMKRLPFSDDEFGSPPNKMARAEEPKKVLLYVRKETEEVFDALMLNNPTLKGLVEAISEKYELPLDKVGKVYKKCKKGILVHMDDNIIKHYSNEDTFQITMEEQGGMYKLTLTEI
- the grhl1 gene encoding grainyhead-like protein 1 homolog isoform X6; its protein translation is MMSINGDEDSAAALGLLYDYYKVPREKRTIPPSKQESLVSDVDHNKRHQMQPGHSIAPLQDSVMENRIQVLKGPFNILQLAPDKRAQFPSPDTTVTVSIATVPNYVKSEVPTHGFSVTVPNNCAETDSHVAAFERQLAHNTPPDSTFSESFKDGSQEVFSFPGDLQLRMSSMTPEDYPPFDTMQGNNFEYTLEASKSLRQKTGDGTMTYLNKGQFYPITLREIDNKGIQQPITKVRSVVMVVFGEEKCRDDQLKHWKYWHSRQHTAKQRCLDIADYKESFNTIGNIEEISYNAISFTWDTNEEAKIFISVNCLSTDFSSQKGVKGLPLNLQIDTYSYNNRSNKPIHRAYCQIKVFCDKGAERKIRDEERKQSRRKGKVADINAGMGFVDVKGPILQKRNDVTIFKMMTDLETQPVLFIPDLHLSTFQRHSFSAEDGEDSSSGMKRLPFSDDEFGSPPNKMARAEEPKKVLLYVRKETEEVFDALMLNNPTLKGLVEAISEKYELPLDKVGKVYKKCKKGILVHMDDNIIKHYSNEDTFQITMEEQGGMYKLTLTEI
- the grhl1 gene encoding grainyhead-like protein 1 homolog isoform X4 codes for the protein MSQEHDNKRAVLVLQNDPGYGGQRRPFTTEDEAWKSFLENPLTAATKAMMSINGDEDSAAALGLLYDYYKVPREKRTIPPSKQESLVSDVDHNKRHQMQPGHSIAPLQDSVMENRIQVLKGPFNILQLAPDKRAQFPSPDTTVTVSIATVPNYVKSEVPTHGFSVTVPNNCAETDSHVAAFERQLAHNTPPDSTFSESFKDGSQEVFSFPGDLQLRMSSMTPEDYPPFDTMQGNNFEYTLEASKSLRQKTGDGTMTYLNKGQFYPITLREIDNKGIQQPITKVRSVVMVVFGEEKCRDDQLKHWKYWHSRQHTAKQRCLDIADYKESFNTIGNIEEISYNAISFTWDTNEEAKIFISVNCLSTDFSSQKGVKGLPLNLQIDTYSYNNRSNKPIHRAYCQIKVFCDKGAERKIRDEERKQSRRKGKVADINAGMGFVDVKGPILQKRNDVTIFKMMTDLETQPVLFIPDLHLSTFQRHSFSAEDGEDSSSGMKRLPFSDDEFGSPPNKMARAEEPKKVLLYVRKETEEVFDALMLNNPTLKGLVEAISEKYELPLDKVGKVYKKCKKGILVHMDDNIIKHYSNEDTFQITMEEQGGMYKLTLTEI
- the grhl1 gene encoding grainyhead-like protein 1 homolog isoform X5, giving the protein MSQEHDNKRAVLVLQNDPGYGGQRRPFTTEDEAWKSFLENPLTAATKAMMSINGDEDSAAALGLLYDYYKVPREKRTIPPSKQESLVSDVDHNKRHQMQPGHSIAPLQDSVMENRIQVLKGPFNILQLAPDKRAQFPSPDTTVTVSIATVPNYVKSEVPTHGFSVTVPNNCAETDSHVAAFERQLAHNTPPDSTFSESFKDGSQEVFSFPGDLQLRMSSMTPEDYPPFDTMQGNNFEYTLEASKSLRQKTGDGTMTYLNKGQFYPITLREIDNKGIQQPITKVRSVVMVVFGEEKCRDDQLKHWKYWHSRQHTAKQRCLDIADYKESFNTIGNIEEISYNAISFTWDTNEEAKIFISVNCLSTDFSSQKGVKGLPLNLQIDTYSYNNRSNKPIHRAYCQIKVFCDKGAERKIRDEERKQSRRKGKVADINAGMGFVDVKGPILQKRNDVTIFKMMTDLETQPVLFIPDLHLSTFQRHSFSAEDGEDSSGMKRLPFSDDEFGSPPNKMARAEEPKKVLLYVRKETEEVFDALMLNNPTLKGLVEAISEKYELPLDKVGKVYKKCKKGILVHMDDNIIKHYSNEDTFQITMEEQGGMYKLTLTEI
- the grhl1 gene encoding grainyhead-like protein 1 homolog isoform X2 translates to MIPEHSACFLRAITGRPRGSEIVHLLGVVPSADTIKRAVLVLQNDPGYGGQRRPFTTEDEAWKSFLENPLTAATKAMMSINGDEDSAAALGLLYDYYKVPREKRTIPPSKQESLVSDVDHNKRHQMQPGHSIAPLQDSVMENRIQVLKGPFNILQLAPDKRAQFPSPDTTVTVSIATVPNYVKSEVPTHGFSVTVPNNCAETDSHVAAFERQLAHNTPPDSTFSESFKDGSQEVFSFPGDLQLRMSSMTPEDYPPFDTMQGNNFEYTLEASKSLRQKTGDGTMTYLNKGQFYPITLREIDNKGIQQPITKVRSVVMVVFGEEKCRDDQLKHWKYWHSRQHTAKQRCLDIADYKESFNTIGNIEEISYNAISFTWDTNEEAKIFISVNCLSTDFSSQKGVKGLPLNLQIDTYSYNNRSNKPIHRAYCQIKVFCDKGAERKIRDEERKQSRRKGKVADINAGMGFVDVKGPILQKRNDVTIFKMMTDLETQPVLFIPDLHLSTFQRHSFSAEDGEDSSGMKRLPFSDDEFGSPPNKMARAEEPKKVLLYVRKETEEVFDALMLNNPTLKGLVEAISEKYELPLDKVGKVYKKCKKGILVHMDDNIIKHYSNEDTFQITMEEQGGMYKLTLTEI